From the genome of Niabella agricola, one region includes:
- a CDS encoding alkaline phosphatase yields the protein MKPFQLMNRKHFFRNSSLALAGTVLSGNLFGQRTTALTRRAAGRTRNIIFMVSDGMSTGTLNMADLLMQRKYGRRSSWLRLYDEQRAVRALMDTASASSLVTDSAAGSSSWGGGVRVPNGKLNVGTNGEHYQPILQKFKAAGKAVGCVTTVPIGHATPAGFCVNNDRRGDMDEISRQYLDLRFDVMLGGGADNFKATTRKDKKDLLQQYREKGYTVVTDRDALLRQPVTGAPLLGVFYEGALPYALDREHDTALQQQTPTLAEMTGKAIEKLSKNPNGFVMQVEGGKVDWGAHANDAAAMLYDQIAFDETIKTVIDFAEKDGNTLVILTTDHGNANPGLFYSNDANRNFDRLQQFKHTNDWLLNGINKNFTDAQVRERLEAAQGFALKREDAALLLKSYAQLDEEGVYNSGHLPFKTLAVLQEPHISIGWGSMEHSGDYVELAMFGPGKELLRPFVKNTDLHQLMLQATGVTAG from the coding sequence ATGAAACCTTTTCAATTGATGAATCGCAAGCATTTTTTCAGGAACAGTTCACTGGCATTGGCCGGAACGGTATTATCGGGCAACCTGTTTGGCCAAAGAACAACCGCCTTAACCAGGCGCGCGGCAGGGCGTACGAGGAACATCATTTTTATGGTAAGTGATGGTATGAGCACCGGTACGCTGAATATGGCAGACCTCCTGATGCAGCGCAAGTACGGCCGGAGAAGCAGTTGGCTGCGCCTGTACGACGAACAGCGGGCGGTGCGGGCCCTGATGGATACCGCTTCTGCCAGCTCCCTGGTAACCGATTCAGCCGCCGGCAGCTCATCCTGGGGCGGCGGTGTGCGGGTACCCAATGGCAAATTGAATGTGGGTACGAATGGTGAGCATTACCAACCCATTCTTCAAAAGTTTAAAGCGGCGGGTAAAGCCGTTGGCTGTGTTACAACCGTACCAATCGGACATGCCACCCCGGCTGGTTTTTGTGTAAACAATGACCGTCGCGGCGATATGGACGAAATTTCCCGGCAATACCTCGATCTCAGATTTGACGTAATGCTGGGTGGCGGTGCGGATAACTTTAAGGCCACAACCCGGAAAGATAAAAAGGACCTCTTGCAGCAATACCGGGAAAAGGGTTATACAGTGGTGACCGACCGGGATGCCTTACTACGCCAACCTGTGACCGGCGCGCCCTTGCTGGGGGTGTTTTATGAGGGGGCATTGCCTTATGCACTGGACCGGGAGCATGATACCGCCTTGCAGCAGCAAACGCCAACCCTGGCAGAAATGACCGGGAAAGCAATTGAAAAATTAAGTAAAAATCCAAACGGATTTGTGATGCAGGTGGAAGGCGGAAAGGTAGATTGGGGCGCGCATGCAAACGATGCAGCGGCGATGCTTTATGACCAGATCGCTTTTGATGAAACCATTAAAACCGTAATAGACTTTGCAGAAAAAGATGGAAACACACTCGTTATCCTTACCACCGACCATGGGAATGCCAACCCCGGTTTGTTCTACAGCAATGATGCCAACCGGAATTTTGACCGCCTGCAGCAATTCAAACATACCAACGACTGGCTCCTCAACGGGATCAACAAAAATTTTACAGATGCACAGGTACGCGAACGCCTGGAAGCGGCACAGGGCTTTGCGCTGAAAAGAGAGGATGCGGCGCTGCTCTTAAAAAGCTATGCGCAGCTCGACGAAGAAGGTGTATACAATTCCGGGCATTTACCTTTTAAAACACTGGCTGTGCTTCAGGAACCCCATATTTCCATTGGCTGGGGATCGATGGAACATTCCGGTGATTATGTAGAGCTGGCAATGTTTGGCCCGGGAAAAGAGCTGTTAAGACCTTTTGTAAAAAATACCGATCTGCACCAGCTGATGTTACAGGCTACGGGGGTAACAGCCGGTTGA
- a CDS encoding alpha-amylase family protein, translating into MIKAIIAKGVIYSALFLMPVAQPVRGQSLPVWAEGENTFSGKDWLVTPAAAKAGVYKTADEKELILDNGLVQRRFRLQPNLVCVDYKNKINNQQLLRSVKPEARLILNGRSYHVGGLYGQKENAYLLPGWIDQLKKGSADFEFVSYDVTDLPPYLNAGSAFWATNQRAATGKRVRFLFRSPLAELNNIQVEINYELYDGLPLIVKWLRIINRSQQALHLNRVVHEILGMVEEESAVVGSPSQMKKPAGLYIESNYAFNNAMRYDLSDQTTHWKTDSIYTSQVNYNYETPCLLEVYPEYGPGIDLAPLDSFTSIRTYELAMDSYDRQRRGMAIQKMYRTVAPWTTANPIFMHLVSKNDEEVKNAVDQCARTGYEALILSFGSHINMEDNREANLARCKALAAYAHQKGIKIGVYSLFSSRKISETDDVINPLTGKTGGAFFGNAPCFGSRWGLNYRDKIQQFFTVTGFDIWENDGPYPGDRCASTTHPGHKGLEDSQWRQMELQKGLYHWLNSRGIYINAPDWYFLDGTNKIALGYREVNFSLPREQQKILNRQNIFDGTWEKTPSMGWGFVPLTRYQGGGPEAVLEPLSQHLKDYEQLMMQYYGAGVQACYRGPRLYDTDATRETVTNVVRWYKKYREILNADLIHLRRADGRDWDGWLHVNAALKQRGLLMVFNPTDQPIKRQITVPLYYTGLTQTARIREKEGAAKNYLLNRHYEVVLTVALPPDSYSWWVIE; encoded by the coding sequence ATGATCAAAGCTATTATTGCAAAAGGAGTGATTTATTCAGCGCTCTTCTTAATGCCGGTAGCCCAACCGGTCCGGGGCCAATCCCTGCCCGTTTGGGCAGAAGGTGAAAATACTTTTTCTGGCAAAGACTGGCTGGTAACACCTGCCGCTGCAAAGGCCGGGGTTTATAAAACAGCGGACGAAAAAGAACTGATACTTGATAACGGGCTGGTACAACGCCGGTTCCGGCTTCAGCCCAACCTGGTCTGTGTAGATTATAAAAACAAGATCAACAATCAACAGCTGCTGCGCTCGGTAAAACCGGAAGCACGGCTCATCCTTAACGGCCGGTCTTATCATGTAGGCGGGCTTTATGGACAAAAAGAAAATGCCTACCTGCTTCCCGGATGGATCGATCAGCTGAAAAAAGGATCGGCTGATTTTGAATTTGTATCTTATGATGTAACCGATCTCCCTCCCTACCTGAACGCAGGGTCGGCCTTCTGGGCAACCAATCAACGTGCCGCTACGGGAAAGCGGGTACGCTTCCTGTTCCGGTCTCCTCTTGCTGAACTCAACAACATCCAGGTGGAAATCAACTATGAACTTTATGATGGGTTGCCCCTGATCGTGAAATGGCTGCGTATTATAAACCGGTCGCAACAGGCGCTGCACCTGAACCGGGTAGTTCATGAGATCCTGGGCATGGTGGAAGAAGAGAGCGCCGTGGTAGGCAGCCCCTCCCAGATGAAGAAGCCGGCGGGACTATATATTGAATCCAATTATGCGTTTAACAATGCCATGCGTTATGATCTGAGCGATCAGACCACGCATTGGAAAACGGACAGCATCTATACGTCACAGGTGAATTATAATTACGAAACGCCCTGTTTGCTGGAAGTATACCCGGAATACGGACCGGGGATCGACCTGGCGCCCCTGGATAGCTTCACTTCCATCCGCACCTACGAACTGGCCATGGATAGTTATGACCGGCAGCGCCGTGGTATGGCCATTCAAAAGATGTACCGTACGGTAGCACCCTGGACCACCGCAAACCCCATCTTCATGCACCTGGTCAGCAAAAACGATGAAGAAGTAAAGAATGCGGTTGATCAGTGTGCGCGGACTGGTTACGAGGCCCTGATCCTGAGCTTTGGTAGCCACATTAATATGGAAGATAACAGGGAGGCCAACCTGGCCCGTTGCAAGGCCCTGGCGGCTTACGCGCATCAAAAGGGAATCAAGATCGGCGTTTACTCCCTCTTCAGTTCGCGGAAGATCAGCGAAACGGATGATGTGATCAATCCGCTCACGGGTAAAACGGGTGGGGCCTTTTTTGGCAATGCGCCTTGCTTCGGCAGCAGGTGGGGGCTGAATTATCGCGATAAGATCCAGCAGTTTTTTACCGTTACGGGGTTTGATATCTGGGAGAATGACGGCCCCTATCCGGGCGACCGCTGTGCATCGACCACGCATCCCGGGCACAAAGGACTGGAGGATAGCCAATGGCGGCAGATGGAGCTCCAGAAAGGGTTATATCACTGGCTCAATAGCCGGGGTATTTATATCAATGCCCCCGATTGGTATTTCCTGGACGGCACCAATAAGATCGCCCTTGGGTACCGGGAGGTAAACTTTTCGTTACCCCGTGAACAACAGAAGATCTTAAACCGCCAGAATATTTTTGACGGCACCTGGGAGAAGACGCCCTCAATGGGCTGGGGTTTTGTGCCCCTGACCCGTTACCAGGGAGGCGGGCCGGAGGCTGTGCTGGAGCCGCTTTCCCAGCATCTGAAAGACTATGAGCAGCTGATGATGCAGTATTATGGCGCCGGCGTTCAGGCCTGTTACCGGGGGCCCAGGTTGTATGATACAGATGCCACCCGGGAAACCGTTACAAACGTGGTGCGCTGGTACAAAAAGTACCGGGAGATCCTGAATGCCGACCTGATCCATTTGCGTCGTGCCGATGGCCGCGACTGGGATGGATGGCTGCATGTAAATGCAGCGTTAAAACAAAGAGGGTTGCTGATGGTATTTAATCCGACCGACCAGCCCATAAAACGGCAGATCACCGTTCCGCTTTATTATACCGGTTTAACCCAAACAGCCCGGATCCGGGAAAAAGAAGGTGCCGCCAAAAACTATCTGCTGAACCGTCATTACGAAGTAGTGCTGACGGTTGCCCTTCCACCAGACTCTTATTCCTGGTGGGTGATTGAATAG
- a CDS encoding alpha-2-macroglobulin family protein, with the protein MRKTILLLALLVSLCASKAQNRLSVSNTGGPLTEVYQISDKETEQLIPHPGTITDAFLHTLADRYPTKNGRSRPLRYGNYLSVQARENQLHYTLIMNGNTRLSFINNKKEFQFMVTDLAGKPVADAQVFSSRGKRLYYDPAAHLYTSRYPGEEGYLKVVYKGVTSYFTYESDQEAAPPRPPFWKRMRTMFPVKQVRSFFIKKLHRKPVSTNRSSFFVFSKPKYKPYDTVKFKAYIFFDNDKPGKGRPLQVLLNGPYGQKQLALLKPYRDGGYEYQFVLADSLKLLLDRQYRILLMDSVAGWPVTWASGDFYYEEYGLNALRFNVRSDKDLQYPGAPVAVFMKATDENELAVPDARVEIVARTQAVTNFYKASVFVPDTLWQSTVNLDPVGETRLLIPDSVFPAARLSYNLYFRMLNSNNETRTATLSLNYDAQQQKDSGTIAARFVKDSLYLEYQKDSMRQPQSGWLYTRTSEQVVDSQRVLLPLALQMNYQAAWYELVLDNGVKARKSPYQFDDDIEMAAVHSEKQLHLAVANEHKIPFWYTVFSGNDVLLKGYATALDTVIKHTNKRAAHFHISYFWNGEEQQKEVSSFYNAQALTIKWLAPEVIYPGQKVQMKVAVTDARNERVPDADLTAYAHTSKFNTEAPFVPNFGRSFYKRNTRRFELESEAARAHGNMLMNWQKWGRQLGLDTIEYYRFTNPRDLYLYSELALDSLTQFAPFVMKNGAIEPVSIVYVDEVPIYFEQAQQLQHYAFHVTPGIHSIRLRTPEHEVWIRNFYFKKGMRTVLSVQADTLNTQAQVTCLKNRLTLVERQRLHPYFLRVQNNFSGEQTFIRHDSIRLLLNPPATPLRWQQDLLVGPIRTDRLFFQSELIDQLFTKEPGFVYTFSPGLIKQKSYPGMYIFDTVLQGNNTLSKNYRQQVLRDVDIDTMWDDFFDLRSRTTQLFSTRSADDTATGKFRFYIDTAFTNQLPYIKNIILTDPSRPHFLLVYSGTTTQFAPLSPGHYNLLFLLKDNRYFKADQIPVTSGGLNYRAWSWFKIHVADGFTLQLDRYIKESKNVQYGYYRPVPDAIIRLFNKWYFNPAALELETKGVVVSPEGKPIGGATVEIQGMDRQLRVITDGQGCFRIKIPARSICIVSAAGFITKRLDAPGTRSDTIVLEEAKGQLEEVVVVGYGTRLTKSVVGAMTTISDNRLSASLSGQVAGLSVGAGEKIQIRGAGIPAGKKPLILVDGLPFNGDISILNPGEIEQMTVLKDADATAIYGSGGAGGVIIIKTKKGNTVINEPGPPEGAQTLRSRFSDEGFWQPNLVTDENGETTFTVTFPDDITSWKTRLIAVTGQRQTGYMERTIRSFKTLSANFVSPQFAVEGDRINVIGKLMNYTPIPELLVRSFKFMDTTLRNSELTVRHAHLDTVMIVARGADSLHFEYALKQTNGYFDGERRSIPLYPAGVKETLGWFAVLSGDTATQYRFDKDKGIGTVRAETSVFPVLLDEMKRLRDYEYLCNEQLASKLKSLLLEKKLRGYLQEPFPYEKHILAVLKKLDENKSVDGLWGWWQGTAVEPWISLHVAEALLEAQRQGYTTKLNPDLLYRYLQAKVADQGAGAHPKLVRLLARLNGNQVVRDWIQLKEADTLYRKQKKSLYEQLEILELKQQVGLTIPIDSLVKLHQQTMFGGIYWGEEGWRFWNNSIQNTLMMYRILRRAGGRNRELSQIRQYFLEQRKNGQWRNTYESSLILEAILPELFDSNKKPRPAAVEINHTRFDVFPFEKQYNPGTQLQIRKEGDMPVYFTAYQQFQNREPLAVSKDFTVASHLIQDGRAVTALKAGKTALLRVEVTARADADYVMIEVPIPAGCSYENKLQQFWGVETHRAYLKNKTAIFCTKMPQGSYTFDIMLMPRYTGNYVLNPAKAELMYFPVFYGRETIKKVAIE; encoded by the coding sequence ATGAGAAAAACGATACTACTACTTGCACTGCTGGTTTCCCTTTGCGCTTCAAAGGCTCAAAACCGTTTGTCGGTCAGTAATACCGGCGGCCCGCTTACGGAAGTATACCAAATTTCAGATAAAGAAACGGAGCAGCTGATCCCTCATCCCGGAACCATAACGGATGCGTTCTTACACACATTGGCAGACCGGTATCCCACAAAAAACGGAAGATCCCGGCCCTTACGCTATGGAAATTATCTCAGCGTGCAGGCACGGGAGAACCAGTTGCACTATACCCTGATCATGAACGGTAATACCCGGCTTTCATTTATTAACAATAAAAAAGAATTCCAGTTCATGGTTACCGACCTGGCAGGAAAGCCGGTAGCAGATGCACAGGTATTTAGTTCCCGGGGCAAGCGGTTGTATTATGACCCTGCTGCGCATTTATATACCAGCCGATACCCCGGAGAAGAAGGTTATCTGAAAGTGGTATACAAAGGCGTAACCAGTTATTTCACCTACGAATCAGACCAGGAAGCAGCACCTCCGCGACCACCTTTCTGGAAACGGATGCGTACAATGTTCCCGGTAAAACAAGTACGGTCGTTTTTTATAAAAAAGCTGCACCGGAAGCCGGTTTCAACGAACCGCAGCAGCTTTTTTGTATTCAGCAAGCCCAAGTATAAACCTTATGATACGGTAAAATTCAAAGCTTATATCTTCTTCGATAACGATAAACCCGGTAAGGGCCGTCCGTTACAGGTGCTGCTCAACGGCCCGTACGGACAAAAGCAACTGGCCCTGCTCAAACCCTACCGGGATGGGGGCTATGAATACCAGTTTGTACTTGCCGATTCACTGAAGTTATTGCTGGACCGGCAATACAGGATCCTGCTGATGGACTCAGTAGCAGGCTGGCCGGTTACCTGGGCATCCGGAGATTTTTATTATGAAGAGTATGGGCTGAATGCCTTGCGGTTTAACGTACGCTCAGATAAGGACCTGCAATATCCTGGTGCCCCGGTAGCGGTTTTTATGAAGGCTACCGATGAAAATGAACTGGCAGTTCCCGATGCGCGCGTGGAGATCGTGGCGCGTACGCAGGCGGTTACCAATTTCTACAAAGCGTCGGTCTTTGTACCAGATACGCTTTGGCAATCCACCGTGAACCTCGATCCGGTAGGCGAGACCCGGTTACTCATACCTGATAGCGTTTTCCCGGCAGCGCGGCTTTCATACAACCTTTACTTCAGAATGCTGAACAGCAATAACGAAACCCGAACCGCAACCCTGTCCCTGAACTATGATGCACAACAGCAAAAAGACAGCGGAACCATTGCAGCGCGTTTTGTGAAAGACAGTCTCTACCTGGAGTACCAAAAAGACAGTATGCGGCAGCCCCAATCCGGCTGGTTGTATACCCGCACCAGTGAGCAGGTTGTGGATTCGCAGCGGGTGCTATTGCCGCTGGCGCTCCAAATGAACTACCAGGCCGCCTGGTATGAGCTGGTGCTGGACAATGGCGTGAAAGCCAGAAAGTCGCCCTATCAATTTGATGACGACATTGAAATGGCCGCAGTGCATTCAGAAAAGCAATTGCACCTGGCAGTAGCCAACGAACATAAGATTCCCTTCTGGTATACGGTCTTTTCCGGAAACGATGTGTTGCTGAAGGGCTACGCTACAGCGCTGGACACCGTAATTAAACATACGAACAAGCGGGCAGCACATTTTCATATCAGCTATTTCTGGAACGGTGAGGAACAACAAAAAGAAGTAAGCAGCTTTTACAATGCACAGGCGCTGACTATTAAATGGCTGGCCCCGGAAGTGATTTATCCGGGACAAAAAGTACAGATGAAAGTAGCCGTAACGGATGCCCGGAACGAACGCGTGCCCGATGCAGATCTGACGGCTTATGCCCATACTTCAAAATTTAATACCGAGGCACCCTTTGTACCCAATTTTGGCCGTAGTTTTTATAAACGGAATACCCGGCGGTTTGAACTGGAAAGCGAAGCGGCGCGCGCCCACGGAAACATGCTGATGAACTGGCAGAAATGGGGACGCCAGCTGGGCCTGGACACTATAGAGTATTATCGATTTACGAATCCCCGCGACCTCTACCTGTATTCAGAGCTGGCTCTTGACAGCCTTACACAGTTTGCTCCGTTTGTAATGAAAAACGGCGCCATAGAACCGGTCAGCATCGTTTATGTAGATGAAGTGCCTATATACTTTGAACAGGCACAACAGCTGCAGCACTATGCGTTTCATGTTACACCCGGTATACACAGCATCCGCCTGCGAACGCCGGAGCATGAAGTGTGGATCCGTAACTTTTATTTTAAGAAGGGAATGCGCACTGTACTCAGTGTACAGGCCGATACCCTGAACACGCAGGCCCAGGTAACCTGTTTGAAGAACCGTTTAACGCTGGTAGAACGACAGCGGCTGCACCCGTATTTCCTGCGTGTACAAAATAATTTCAGCGGGGAACAAACATTCATCCGGCATGATTCCATCCGTTTACTGCTCAATCCACCTGCGACACCCCTTCGCTGGCAGCAAGACCTGCTGGTGGGGCCCATACGAACCGACCGGTTGTTCTTTCAATCGGAGTTGATCGACCAGCTGTTTACCAAAGAGCCCGGCTTTGTATATACCTTTTCCCCGGGATTGATCAAACAAAAATCGTATCCCGGTATGTATATCTTTGACACGGTGTTGCAGGGTAACAATACCTTAAGTAAAAATTACCGGCAACAGGTGTTGCGCGATGTGGATATCGATACGATGTGGGATGATTTCTTCGATCTGCGCAGCCGTACCACCCAGCTGTTTTCCACGCGTTCTGCCGACGATACGGCCACCGGAAAATTCCGCTTTTATATCGATACAGCTTTTACCAACCAGCTGCCTTACATAAAGAACATTATTCTTACCGATCCCTCGCGGCCACATTTCCTGCTGGTATACAGCGGAACCACCACTCAGTTCGCGCCCTTGTCACCGGGGCATTATAACCTTCTGTTCCTGTTAAAGGACAACCGGTATTTTAAAGCGGATCAGATACCGGTTACATCCGGCGGACTCAACTACCGTGCCTGGTCGTGGTTTAAGATACATGTTGCAGACGGTTTCACACTGCAGCTGGATCGGTATATTAAGGAATCAAAAAACGTGCAATACGGGTATTATCGACCGGTACCGGATGCCATTATCCGGCTGTTTAATAAGTGGTATTTTAATCCCGCGGCGCTCGAGCTCGAAACAAAGGGAGTGGTCGTGTCACCGGAGGGCAAGCCCATTGGAGGCGCCACCGTGGAAATACAGGGCATGGACCGGCAGCTGCGCGTGATTACGGATGGGCAGGGCTGCTTCCGGATAAAAATACCCGCAAGAAGTATATGCATCGTTTCGGCGGCAGGTTTTATCACCAAACGGCTGGATGCGCCCGGCACCCGTTCGGATACGATTGTATTAGAGGAAGCCAAAGGACAGCTGGAAGAGGTGGTGGTAGTGGGATATGGAACCCGGCTGACAAAATCCGTTGTAGGTGCGATGACAACGATTTCAGACAACCGTCTGTCCGCTTCCTTAAGCGGACAGGTGGCCGGACTTTCAGTGGGTGCGGGGGAAAAAATCCAGATAAGAGGTGCCGGCATCCCAGCGGGTAAAAAACCGTTGATCCTGGTGGATGGTCTACCCTTTAACGGGGATATCAGCATACTAAACCCAGGTGAGATCGAGCAAATGACCGTGCTGAAGGATGCAGACGCTACGGCCATTTACGGCTCCGGAGGCGCTGGTGGAGTGATCATTATTAAAACCAAGAAGGGAAATACCGTGATCAATGAGCCGGGCCCGCCGGAAGGCGCACAAACGCTTCGTTCGCGTTTTTCCGATGAAGGCTTCTGGCAGCCCAACCTGGTAACGGATGAAAACGGGGAAACCACATTTACCGTAACCTTCCCGGATGATATCACCAGTTGGAAAACCCGCCTGATCGCCGTTACCGGACAGCGACAAACCGGCTATATGGAGCGTACCATCCGTTCTTTTAAAACCCTCAGTGCCAATTTTGTTTCGCCGCAATTTGCCGTGGAAGGCGACCGTATAAATGTGATCGGCAAACTGATGAATTATACACCCATACCGGAGCTGCTCGTCCGGAGTTTTAAATTTATGGATACCACGTTACGAAACAGCGAGCTGACCGTCAGGCATGCGCACCTGGATACAGTAATGATCGTTGCACGAGGAGCCGATAGCCTGCACTTTGAATATGCATTAAAACAGACCAATGGTTATTTTGACGGAGAGCGGAGAAGCATTCCCCTGTATCCAGCCGGAGTAAAGGAAACCCTGGGTTGGTTTGCTGTATTGTCCGGCGATACGGCTACCCAATACCGGTTCGATAAAGACAAGGGTATCGGCACGGTGCGGGCAGAGACCTCGGTCTTTCCCGTATTGCTGGATGAGATGAAGCGCCTGAGGGATTACGAGTACCTGTGTAATGAGCAGCTGGCCTCCAAGCTAAAATCCCTGCTCCTCGAAAAGAAATTACGGGGATACCTGCAAGAACCGTTTCCCTATGAAAAGCATATCCTTGCAGTGCTGAAGAAGCTGGATGAAAACAAATCAGTAGACGGTCTTTGGGGCTGGTGGCAGGGAACAGCAGTTGAACCCTGGATTAGTTTACATGTAGCGGAAGCCCTGCTGGAAGCGCAGCGCCAGGGATACACCACAAAACTGAATCCAGACCTGCTTTACCGGTACCTGCAGGCAAAGGTGGCCGATCAGGGTGCAGGGGCTCATCCTAAACTGGTGCGCCTGCTGGCGCGGCTCAATGGGAACCAGGTTGTCCGCGACTGGATACAGTTAAAGGAAGCGGATACGCTTTACCGGAAACAAAAAAAGTCCTTGTACGAGCAGCTGGAGATACTGGAGTTAAAACAACAGGTGGGTTTAACCATACCTATAGACTCCCTCGTAAAACTGCATCAACAAACCATGTTTGGCGGCATCTATTGGGGTGAAGAAGGCTGGCGGTTCTGGAACAACAGCATCCAGAATACCCTGATGATGTACCGGATACTCCGGCGTGCGGGTGGCCGTAACCGGGAGCTCAGTCAGATCCGGCAGTACTTCCTCGAGCAACGGAAGAACGGCCAGTGGCGCAACACCTACGAATCGTCATTGATTCTTGAAGCCATTTTACCGGAATTATTCGATAGCAATAAAAAACCCCGGCCCGCGGCGGTGGAGATTAACCATACCCGGTTTGATGTATTTCCGTTTGAAAAGCAATACAACCCGGGAACGCAGCTGCAGATCCGCAAGGAGGGAGATATGCCGGTTTATTTTACCGCCTACCAGCAGTTTCAGAACCGGGAACCCCTGGCTGTGTCAAAAGATTTTACAGTAGCCTCGCATCTGATACAGGATGGGAGAGCCGTAACAGCGTTAAAAGCCGGCAAAACGGCCTTGCTGCGGGTGGAAGTAACGGCAAGGGCCGATGCGGACTATGTAATGATTGAAGTGCCCATACCCGCGGGTTGCAGTTATGAAAATAAGCTGCAGCAATTTTGGGGCGTAGAAACCCATCGCGCGTACCTTAAAAATAAAACCGCTATCTTCTGTACAAAAATGCCGCAGGGAAGCTATACGTTTGATATTATGCTGATGCCCCGCTACACGGGAAACTATGTGCTGAACCCGGCCAAAGCGGAGCTGATGTACTTCCCGGTCTTTTACGGAAGAGAAACCATTAAAAAAGTGGCCATTGAATAA
- a CDS encoding helix-turn-helix domain-containing protein — MKLYIKNMVCNRCKMAVKTELEKLHLNPISVELGEVELDRDITPGEKQKLEAGLNDLGFELIDDKKSRLIETIKKHIIQLVHQQDGELKVNLSDYLSSQLHHDYNYMSNLFSEVEGTTIEKYFIHQKIERVKELLVYDELSLSEIAFQLNYSSVAHLSNQFKKVTGFTPSHFKNIRAEKRKPLDMV; from the coding sequence ATGAAACTCTACATAAAAAACATGGTATGCAATCGCTGTAAGATGGCGGTAAAAACGGAACTGGAAAAACTGCACCTGAATCCGATTTCCGTGGAGTTGGGTGAAGTGGAGCTGGACCGGGACATCACCCCCGGTGAAAAGCAAAAACTGGAGGCCGGATTGAATGACCTTGGTTTTGAGCTGATCGATGATAAAAAAAGCCGGCTGATCGAAACCATCAAAAAACACATCATACAGCTGGTGCACCAACAGGATGGCGAATTAAAAGTCAACCTCTCCGATTACCTCAGCAGCCAGCTGCACCACGATTATAATTATATGTCGAACCTCTTTTCCGAAGTAGAGGGAACCACTATTGAAAAATACTTTATTCATCAAAAAATCGAACGGGTAAAGGAACTGCTGGTATACGACGAGCTATCCCTCAGCGAGATCGCCTTCCAGCTCAACTATTCCAGTGTGGCGCACTTAAGCAACCAGTTTAAAAAAGTAACGGGGTTTACGCCCAGTCATTTTAAAAACATCCGGGCCGAAAAACGGAAGCCGCTGGATATGGTGTAG
- the mnmH gene encoding tRNA 2-selenouridine(34) synthase MnmH produces MRAVSMTQSITITHWIEQAAALPLVDVRTPAEFEQGHIPGAVNVPLFSNEERVQVGTTYKQVSREDAILLGFELTGPKWAGFIRQCLHIAPGKRIAVHCWRGGMRSGAMAWALGMYGFEVYTITGGYKSYRRWTHRQFERSYNIRVLGGMTGSGKTRLLQYMQQQGQQVIDLEALAQHQGSSYGTMNKMVQPTQEQFENDLAWQLKDMQPEPLLWLEDECQKIGKRGIPLPLWQQMRTALLVDLQVPLKQRVATLLLDYGHLDPEFLIESTERIHKRLGPLQTKQAVAAIREGRMADFIRIALVYYDKAYRKGLAMRPADKVFGLQASGNNPAADSELLTAFAATF; encoded by the coding sequence TTGCGCGCGGTAAGCATGACGCAAAGTATCACGATAACGCATTGGATCGAACAGGCAGCAGCGCTACCCCTGGTGGATGTGCGCACGCCTGCGGAATTTGAGCAGGGACATATTCCCGGTGCTGTCAATGTGCCATTATTTAGCAACGAAGAACGCGTGCAGGTGGGTACCACCTATAAGCAGGTGAGCCGTGAAGACGCCATCCTCCTGGGTTTTGAGCTTACCGGACCCAAATGGGCCGGCTTTATCCGGCAGTGTTTGCACATAGCACCCGGTAAACGGATCGCCGTGCATTGCTGGCGGGGCGGCATGCGCAGTGGCGCCATGGCCTGGGCCCTGGGTATGTACGGTTTTGAAGTATACACAATCACCGGTGGATATAAATCTTACCGGCGCTGGACGCACCGGCAGTTTGAACGAAGCTATAATATCCGGGTATTGGGGGGTATGACCGGCTCTGGTAAAACACGGTTACTGCAATACATGCAGCAACAGGGACAACAGGTCATCGACCTGGAAGCACTGGCACAGCACCAGGGCTCTTCTTATGGCACCATGAATAAAATGGTACAGCCCACACAGGAACAGTTTGAAAACGACCTGGCCTGGCAGCTAAAGGATATGCAACCGGAGCCCCTGCTGTGGCTGGAGGATGAATGCCAGAAGATCGGCAAACGGGGCATTCCCCTGCCCCTGTGGCAACAAATGCGGACGGCCTTACTGGTAGACCTGCAGGTGCCGCTGAAACAACGGGTGGCCACGCTGCTACTGGATTATGGCCACCTCGATCCGGAGTTTTTGATCGAAAGCACCGAGCGCATTCATAAACGGCTGGGGCCCTTGCAGACCAAGCAGGCGGTTGCGGCCATCCGTGAAGGACGTATGGCGGATTTTATCCGCATTGCGTTGGTGTATTACGACAAGGCCTACCGCAAAGGATTGGCCATGCGTCCGGCCGATAAAGTGTTTGGCCTGCAAGCATCCGGGAACAACCCGGCAGCCGATAGCGAACTGCTGACTGCTTTTGCAGCAACATTTTGA